A window of the Miscanthus floridulus cultivar M001 chromosome 14, ASM1932011v1, whole genome shotgun sequence genome harbors these coding sequences:
- the LOC136504557 gene encoding uncharacterized protein, which produces METMAALARTVPPLAGSTRRPSCALRPTASLSFGAASTAPRGRLGLGLSTASAGCGRAARARAVPRRIVASSEVEQSYIMIKPDGVQRGLVGDIISRFEKKGFLLKGLKLFQCPKDLAQEHYKDLKDKPFFPKLIDYITSGPVVCMAWEGDGVVASARKLIGATNPLQAEPGTIRGDLAVQTGRNVVHGSDSPDNGKREIGLWFKEGELCQWESVQTPWLIE; this is translated from the exons ATGGAGACCATGGCCGCGCTCGCGAGGACGGTGCCGCCCCTTGCCGGGTCCACTCGCCGGCCCTCCTGCGCGCTGCGTCCAACGGCGTCCCTCTCCTTCGGCGCCGCTTCCACGGCGCCCCGCGGCCGGCTCGGGCTGGGGCTGAGCACGGCGTCGGCGGGGTGCGGGAGGGCGGCCAGGGCTCGCGCTGTCCCGCGCCGCATCGTCGCCTCCTCG GAGGTTGAGCAAAGCTACATTATGATCAAACCAGATGGTGTTCAGCGTGGTCTG GTTGGAGATATTATTTCTCGCTTTGAGAAGAAAGGGTTTTTGTTGAAAGGCTTAAAACTGTTCCAGTGCCCCAAGGACTTGGCTCAG GAGCATTACAAGGATTTGAAGGATAAACCTTTCTTTCCTAAGCTGATCGATTACATAACTTCTGGTCCTGTTGTCTGCATG GCCTGGGAGGGTGATGGTGTTGTTGCATCAGCTCGCAAATTAATAGGAGCTACTAACCCCCTTCAAGCTGAACCAGGAACCATAAGGGGTGATCTTGCAGTTCAAACTGGAAG GAATGTTGTCCATGGAAGTGATAGTCCTGATAACGGCAAGCGTGAAATTG GTCTGTGGTTCAAAGAAGGCGAGCTCTGCCAATGGGAATCAGTTCAAACACCTTGGCTTATAGAGTAA